A genomic region of Arachis stenosperma cultivar V10309 chromosome 9, arast.V10309.gnm1.PFL2, whole genome shotgun sequence contains the following coding sequences:
- the LOC130950327 gene encoding uncharacterized protein LOC130950327, which translates to MKATRSPFIKLDSNDSVLDGGRAACGGILKDSDEKFLACFSANLDCGAPMITGLWRILLGLDLTLNIGCSHMIIEPNSVVAVQLCLQEGINLHATRSLVLSIRNRCSRFTSWSIPHLFREANICVDRYYSL; encoded by the exons ATGAAAGCCACAAGATCACCTTTTATTAAGCTCGACTCGAATGACTCCGTGTTAGATGGAGGAAGAGCAGCTTGTGGTGGGATCCTAAAGGACTCTGATGAAAAATTTCTGGCTTGCTTTAGTGCTAATTTGGATTGTGGAGCACCGATGATAACGGGGCTTTGGAGAATTTTGCTAGGCTTGGATCTAACTCTGAATATTGGTTGTTCTCATATGATTATTGAACCTAATTCTGTTGTTGCAGTGCAGCTTTGTCTCCAGGAGGGAATCAACTTACATGCTACTCGATCTTTAGTCTTATCTATCAGAAACAGATGCAGCAGATTTACTAGCTGGAGTATTCCTCATCTGTTTCGAGAAGCAAATATTTGTGTTGATAG GTATTACTCTCTCTAG